From the genome of Marinobacter sp. F4206:
GACTTGATCATCAATGGCGGCATTGACGAAACCAACCACCCTGACCTGGCGGCAGAGTATCCGGAGGCGCTGCTGGCCGTTGGCAAGAAGGCCCTGGCCAACCCCGACTTCGTCCAGCGGCTGAAGGATGGCAAGGAGATCGACGAGCTTGATTTTGCCATGCTGCAGCCCAAGGCCACGATCCGGAACGAGATCGAATGGCGCCGCAACCAGGCCGCGTGAATCGATCTCCAGACTCGGGAGCATGAATGGACACGGATATCAGCATAGTCTGGCTTGGCACGCTGGCGAGCCTCCTCGCCGGCCTGGCCAGCGGCCTTGGGGCGCTGGCCGTGTTCTTTCTCAGGACCGTGACCGATCGACTGCAGGACAGCATGCTCGCCGGCGCCGCGGGCGTGATGCTGGCTGCATCGTTCTTCTCCTTGCTGCTACCGGGGCTGGAGTACGGTGAAAGCCTGATCGGAACGACCTGGGCCGCAGCCCTGTTCGTTATCTTTGGCGTCCTTTCCGGAGCCGGGGCGCTGTTCTATATCCATCAGAAACTGCCTCACGAACACTTCAACCTCGGGCTGGAAGGCTCGAACCCCGCGCATATCCGGCGGATCTGGCTCTTCATCATTGCCATTACCCTGCACAACTTCCCCGAAGGCATGGCTGTCGGTGTCGGTTTCGCCGGCGGCGACGTGCGCAACGGCTACGTGCTGGCAACCGGCATTGGCATCCAGAACATACCGGAAGGGCTGGCCGTTGCCTTTTCATTGCTGGCGATCAATTACTCCCGGGTAAAGGCTTTCGGGATTGCCCTACTCACCGGGCTGGCCGAGCCGGTAGGCGGACTCTTTGGCGCGACACTCGTGTGGCTGGCCGAACCAATCATGCCCTGGACCCTCGGCTTCGCCGCGGGCGCTATGCTGTTTATCATCAGCAACGAGATCATTCCCGAAACCCATCGCAATTCCTACAAAACCCTCGCCACCTTTTCGCTACTGGCCGGGTTTGTGGTCATGATGTTCCTGGACGCGACGCTGGGGTGAACCTGCCGGGGCCGGGGCATCAAACAACCAGACCCCGGCCAGTGCCTCCAATGCTTCGGCAATCACCGGCTCGGCTTCCCGGTCCTGGCGCCAGATGAAACTCAGGGCGCAGGGTAGTCGAACCCCGTCGACGACCACCAACCCCCGTTCCTGACGCTCGGCCATGGCCAGTGCGTCCCGGGCCAGGCTCAGCCCGACGCCCGCCCGCACCAGATCCAGCATGCACGCTTCCTGATCGACCTGGGCAACGCCATGAGGCACCAGACCCAAGGGTTCGGTCGCCTCGGCCAGCAGCCGGTTATGCACCGAATCCGGCGGCGTCACGATCCAGGGCAATTGTGCCAGGCTGGCCCAGCGCGTATCGGCAACCCGGGCCGCCCAGCCCGGCGGTGCCACCACATGGTAGTCGAACAGGGCCAGCTCCCGGTGGGCCAGCTCAGGTAATGCAGGACCCGACCCCGGGGGGGCCAGAAAGTAGCCCACATCGAGTTTGCCGGACCGGACCTGCTCCAGCACGCTGCCACTCATCCCCTGGTGCAGCTCGGTTTCCAACTGGGGGGCCCTGGCCACCAGTCGATTCAGGAAGGCCCCCAGGCGGATGAATTCCGGGTCGACAATGGTGCCGATCCGGAGTCGGCCCCGCACAGTGCTGTGAAGAGCCCGGGCACTCTGTTCAAAGGCGGCCAGCCCGGCCAGTGCCTTCTCCGCCATCGGCAGCAGGCTATGACCGTCCCCGGTGAGCACCAGCCCCTGGGGTTTTCGCCTGAATAACTTCAATCCCAGATCGTCCTGCAACTGCTTGAGCTTCAGGCTTACCGCCGGCTGAGTCAGATGAAGCCGTTCCGCCGCCCGGGAGACACTGCCCTCCCGGGCCACCGCAACGAACGCACGTAATCCTTGAAGATGCTGCATCGGACATACCTCGGTGAGACCAATATAAGCATCACTTATACCATGGTTTTGAATTACTCAATTGCTTCGACGCCTGACTGGCACTAATTTATTTGTTTAATTCTTCATCAACCAGGCACAACGCCAGAAATAACGGTTACTGAAGAAACACACGAATAAACAGACCAGCGCAGAAACGAGGCCACAATGAGCACTCCGACGATCCAGCATTATATCGATGGGCAAATGTCAGACGGTACGTCCGGACACAGCCAGGACGTTTTCAACCCGGCCACCGGCAAGGTGACGGGCCGGGTTGCTCTCGCCAATCGGGATGATGTCGAGCAGGCGGTCGCCGCTGCCAACGCCGCTTTCCCGAGCTGGGCCGACACGCCGCCCATTCGCCGGGCCCGCGTCATGTTCAAGTTCCTGGAGCTCCTGAATCGGCACAAGGATGAATTGGCCGAGGCCATTACCCGCGAGCATGGCAAGGTCTTCACCGACGCCCAGGGCGAGGTGGCCCGGGGCATCGACATTGTCGAGTTTGCCTGCGGCATCCCTCAGCTCCTGAAAGGCGACTACACAGAGCAGGTCAGCACCGGCATCGATAACTGGACCACCCGCCAGCCCCTGGGGGTTGTCGCCGGCATTACCCCGTTCAACTTCCCCGCCATGGTCCCTATGTGGATGTTTCCGGTGGCCATTGCGGCCGGCAATACCTTCATCCTCAAGCCCAGCCCGATCGACCCCAGTGCCTCGCTGATGGTTGCGGATCTGCTCAAGCAGGCTGGCCTGCCCGATGGCGTATTCAACGTGGTGCAGGGCGACAAGACCGCCGTGGAGGCCCTCATCGAGCATCCGGACGTCATGGCGCTGAGCTTTGTCGGTTCCACCCCTATTGCCAACCTGATCTACGAGAACGGCGCCCGCCACGGCAAGCGCATCCAGGCACTCGGCGGCGCCAAGAACCACATGGTGGTCATGCCCGACGCCGACCTGGACAAAGCTGTGGATGCCCTGATCGGGGCTGCCTACGGCAGCGCCGGCGAGCGTTGCATGGCGATCAGCGTGGCAGTACTGGTTGGCGACGTCGCCGACAAGATCATGCCGCGACTGGCCGAGCGGGCCCGCGACCTGAAGGTCAAGAACGGTATGGAACTGGACGCCGAGATGGGGCCGATCGTCAGCGCCGCCGCCCACCAACGCATTACCGGCTACATTGAGAAGGGCGTGGCGGAAGGCGCCGAACTGGTTGTCGATGGCCGTGACTTTAACAGCGCCAACACCGGGGAAGGCTGCGACGAGGGATTCTGGATGGGCGGAAGCCTGTTCGACCATGTCAGCCCCGGCATGACCATCTACAAAGAGGAAATCTTCGGACCCGTGCTGGCCTGTGTCCGGGTTCCGGACGTGGCTACCGCGATCCGGCTGATAAACGATCACGAGTTCGGCAACGGCGTCAGCTGCTTCACCGAGAGCGGCAGCGTGGCCCGGGAATTCGGCCGCCGCATTCAGATCGGCATGGTCGGCATCAACGTGCCCATTCCGGTCCCGATGGCATGGCACGGCTTTGGTGGCTGGAAGCGCTCCATGTTTGGCGACACCCACGCCTATGGTGAAGAGGGGGTAAGGTTCTACACTCGCCAGAAATCCATCATGCAGCGCTGGTCCGACTCCATCGATGCCGGCGCCGAATTTGTGATGCCCACGGCCAAGTAGCACCGTGGAATTTACCGTCCATAAAAGAACCGGAGAAAGCCATGTCCGACAACAAGAACGCACAGGGACAGCTTGAGTTCGACTACATTGTGGTGGGCGCCGGCTCTGCCGGCTGCCTGCTGGCGAACCGCCTGAGCGCCGACCCCGACAACCGGGTGCTGCTGATTGAAGCGGGTGGCCGCGACAACTACCACTGGATTCACATTCCCGTCGGTTACCTCTACTGCATCGATAATCCGCGCACCGACTGGTGTTTCCGGACCGATCCGACCCCGGGCCTGAATGGCCGCACACTGATCTACCCCCGGGGCAAAACCCTCGGGGGCTGCTCCAGCATCAACGGGATGCTGTACATTCGCGGGCAGGCCCGGGATTACGACCAGTGGGCCGACATAACCGGCGAGGACGCCTGGAACTGGGCCAACTGCCTGCCGGATTTCATGCGCCATGAAGATCATTACCGGTTGGACGACGGCGGCGATGCCGATCCGGAACACCGTAAATACCACGGCCATGGCGGGGAATGGCGCATTGAGCACCAGCGTCTGAAGTGGAAGATTCTGGAGGACTTTGCCGAGGCCTGCGTGCAGGCCGGCATTCCCCGCACCCGGGATTTCAACCGGGGCGACAACGAGGGGGTCGACTACTTTGAGGTCAACCAGCGTTCCGGCTGGCGCTGGAATACCTCCAAAGCCTTCCTGCGGGACGCCGAGAAACGCCCCAATCTAACCCTGTGGCACTCCACCCATGTTCTGGGTCTGGAGATGAGTGGCGGCGCTGAGCCCCGGTGCACGGGCGTTCGGGTCGAGCGCCCCGGCGAAGGCGAGATCACTGCCCGGGCAAACCGGGAAGTCATCCTGTCCGCCGGTGCCATCGGCTCGCCCCAGTTGCTTCAGCTCTCGGGTATTGGCCCGGCCGATCTCCTGAAAGCACACGACATACCGGTGGTCGCAGACCTTCCCGGCGTCGGCGAGAACCTGCAGGACCACCTGCAGATTCGTTCGGTCTACAAGGTCCAGGGCGCAACCACCCTGAACACCATGGCCAACTCGCTGATGGGCAAGGCCCGCATCGGCCTCGAATACCTGTTGACCCGATCCGGGCCCATGAGTATGGCGCCCTCCCAGCTGTGCCTGTTTACCCGCAGCTCGGAGGACTATGATTACGCCAACATCGAATACCACGTTCAGCCACTGAGCCTGGACGCCTTCGGACAGCCGCTGCACAATTTCCCGGCGATCACCGCCAGCGTGTGTAATCTCAACCCGACCAGCCGCGGCAGCGTGCGTATCCGAAGCAGGGATCCGAAAGAGGCGCCCTCCATCGCGCCCAATTACCTCAGCACTCCGGAAGACCGGAAGGTGGCGGCGGATTCGCTCCGGGTGACCCGTCGTATCGCTGAGCAGCAGGCCTTTGCCCAATATCAGCCAGAGGAGTTCAAGCCCGGCCTGCAATACCAGACCGATGACGAGCTGGCCAAATTGGCGGGGGACATCGGCACCACCATCTTTCACCCGGTAGGCACCACGCGCATGGGCCGCCCGGATGACGAGTTGGCGGTGGTCGATCCGCGTCTGAAGGTCAGGGGTGTGAGCGGGCTGAGGGTGGTGGATGCCGGGGTCATGCCCACCATTACCAGTGGTAACACCAACTCCCCCACCCTGATGATTGCGGAAAAGGCCGCGGCCTGGATTCTGGCGGGAGAGTAGATACGGTCTAGTTGGCCTGCTCCAAGATGTCCGGATACTCCCGGGTTCGAACCACCTGCTCGGCCAGCGGTTTCGTTGTCAGCGTGCACACTTCGTTGACCATGGCCCGGGCCACGGTGGCCGCCGGCACACCCCGGAATTTCTCCAGCGGACCAACGAGAGCCCGGTTCACCAGGGGCATCAACCTGATCCCCAGCGCTTCGGCGGTGCGCTGCTCCTGCCGGTCTCCAAGCAACAGGCTCGGATGGTAGATTGACAGGTAGGGATAGCCAAGATCACGAACGGCATCCTCCAGTTCGCCCTTCACGCGGTTGTAAAAAATGGTCGAGTCGGAGGAGGCGGCAATGGCCGACATCAGGATGAAGGCGTTTGCCCCGGCTGCCCGGCCCAGTTCCGCGGCTTTCAGACAGTAACCATAATCCACCTTCCGGAACTGTTCCCGGGATCCGGCCTTCTTGATGGTGGTGCCAAGGCAGCAAACGATGGCATCGACATCGAACAACCCTGCGTGCGCCTCAAGGTTGTCAAAGTTGACCTCATGCTGAACCAGCCTGGGGTGAGTCGTGTCCGTCTTGCGCCGCACCGGCGTGATTACTGATTCGATCTCTGACCGCTCGAGCAGCCCCTCAACGACCTTGGCGCCGGTCAGTCCGGTCGCACCTAACACCAAAACTTTCAACGTACCGTCTCCTGTCGCTAGCTGTCGGGTCAATCTTCATTGAACAGCAACACCAGTGTGCCGCCACGACGTACACTGCCATAATTCAGGTTGATGCCGAAAGACACGCTGTCCGGAAAGCTGAGCCCTCCCGGCAATCCCATCTGCCAGCCGAGCCGAGCTCGGGATCATCCAACTGGGCAATCTCATTGGGATCGAAATCCCAGAGGCCGAATCGGAGGGACTCGCCATGGGTCAGAAATGCCGCCAGCGCAAAGGTCTCGGCGATCTGCGTTTGAACAAAGCGCTCCAGCTCATCCGCACACACCCGGGCTGAAAACCCGGCACGGCTCACCAGGGCGACGGCAAACAGGCAGGCTCTGGCTAACGGTGAGACGACCATAGGGCCTCAAACGATTCAGGGAAGGGACCTATCTAGGTTAGATCAGATTGCCGAGGCCGTCTGGCGTTTCTAAGGTCAGGAGTAGGCGGCGGAAGTCCGTTACGGCAGTGTCGGCCGTCCCGAACGGCGCTACTGCAGCAGGCCACGTAAGTAATTCAGGCCCGACAACTGGTCCATCTGGCCCCGGATCCAGGTGACCCGGCCCCAGACATAGGCCGACGGATTCACCGCACTCAAGACCTTCGGATTGGGCAGCACCGCTGCCAGTCTGGCCGCCTGAACCCCGGAGAGCTGGCTGGCCGGAATGCCGAAATAGAGTCGGCTGGCCGCTTCCACACCATATATGCCGGGACCAAACTCCGCGATATTAAGGTAAACCTCAAGAATGCGTTTCTTCGGCCAGAACACATCAAGCCCCAATGCCAGCCCGGCCTCCAGTGCCTTGCGGACAAAACTTCGGCCGTTCCACAGGAACAGGTTCTTGGCGGTCTGCTGAGTGATCGTGCTGGCGCCTCGCAGGCCCTCACCCGCCTTGTATTCCGCCAGGGCCTTACGGATGGCACTGAAATCCACGCCCCAATGATGGGGGAAACGCTGGTCCTCACTGGCCACCACTGCCAGCGGCATCCAGGGCGAGATTTTCTCAAGATCGACCCACTCCTGATGCAAGGTCTGTCCCGGTGCCGCCAACCGATAGCCCAGCATGAAACTTGAGGTCGGTGGATCCACGAACCGGAACAGGATGATCGCGGCTAACATCAGCAATACGACCCCCACCAGCGTCCACACCAGTGCGTTCAGGGATTTTCTGATCAGGGATTGTCGTGCCACGGGTTCTTCACCAGACAGTTTTGACTATCATCAATTAAGGGCGCTCAGTATGTCGTGGTTTGAACCCTGTTTGAATTACCAATCATTCAGGCGGCCCCATCATCGGAGTGCCTCAATACGTCGTATACCGAGAACGCCTGACCTCAAAGGCATCGGATTATGGTGGAGCATCTCAAGCATCCAGAGGGAATCCAGCTTCTGCTGACCCCCAATCACTCCCTGAGCTGGCGTGGCAATGTCCGGATCTGGCTGGGCCTGCTGGCTATTTCTGCCGTGATTGCCGGGGCTATGGCGGTGGCCGGCGCCTGGGTCATCATTCCCTTCGCCGGACTGGAACTGGCCGCCCTCGCGGCCGGCATTTACGTTACCTCACGGGCCTGCCAGCGACGGGAGGTACTCACTATCGATGACACTGATATCCATCTGGAGAAAGGCCGGACCCGGAAACTGGCGGAATGGACCCTGCCCCGGCGCTATGCGCGTCTGCGTCTGAATGCGCCCCGACATCCTTTCACACCACCCCGGCTGGAGCTGATCCACCGGGATACCAGTGTGGCGCTCGGCACCTTCCTGAACATTGAGGACACCGATACCCTCATACAATTGCTGGAAGCACGGGGCCTGGTGGTTGAACGAAGAGAGCCCGATCCTGAGATCGGGCTCTGGTTCTAGCCGGCGGTGGCCAGCCTGGTGTAGATTCGCTCCACCACGCTCGGGTGCCACAGCAATTTGAAGTGCCCCAACCCCTCCGTCTGCAGCTTTTCCGAGCCAGGCCATTTCAGATGAACCCGGTCACTGTGGCTGGCCGGAACCGACTGATCATCGCGATCAACCACTACCAGCCCTCGGGGGGCGAGGCCCGGTGCCAGATCATCGAACGAGAACTGGCGCCAGACATCGGGGCCAAACCGCTGCTCCATCCGTCGGCGCTGTTCGGACACCATGGCGTCTGAAAGACCGAGCATGGCCCCAAACCCGGCGACCACGGACTGTAGATCCCGGGGCGGAGCCAGCATGATCAGGTGCCGCGCCCGGACCCCATCCACCACGGCCCGCGCGGCCGCCAGTGAGCCAATGGAGTGGGCGATGATGGCCTCGACTTGCCCCACGCTGGCGGCGACCCTGGCTACCACATCCGCCATCTCGTAGAGATTGGTCTGGCTACCCTGGGCCCGGCCATGGGCGGGCGCATCAAACACCACCACCCGAAATCCGGCCTTGACCAGGGGCTTCACAAACGCCCCGAACTGTATGCCACCGCCAGACCAACCGTGCACCATCATCACCACCGGTCCATGCCCCCAGCTGTATACCGGGATGACAGTGGCACCGTACTGAAGCTGGGTGTAGCTGGTTGCCTCGTCGAGCAGGTATTCGTACCGGATCGGCAAAGGCAGTCGCTGGGGTGAGAAAAACAGATTCTCGACGATGTTGCCGGCGGTGTTGGGGGCGACCCGATGCAGCCATTGCAGAGCGGTGCCAATGGCGGCCACCGGAGGAACATTCCGACGAGCCAGCGGTGCTTTAGAAAGCCGTTTTGCGGCGCCAGTGGTGGTAATGAATTGAGCACTCATGACAATCCCTCCTTCGCTGCTGGCCGAATGGCCAACCTGATTGACCGTTTCAGGTTACGACTTGCCAGACCGGTTCCGGAGTGTCATATTTGACACTGTAGATGCGAAAAAGGACATCACATCATGACGAAAATTGTCATTGTCGCCCTCCCCTTCTGCCACGGCAGTGGCATTGTCGGCGTAATGGATTTCTTTGCCGCCGCCAACTTCTGCGACCGTGCCGCGCCCCGGAGTGAACCCCGGTTCGATTGCCAGATCGTGACCATCGACGGCGAACCGGTCCGGTCCTATAGCGGGATTCCCATTGCGCCGACGGTGCGCTGGGAGGATGTTCACCCCGATTTAATCATTGTCGGCTCGGCGATGGAGGCCGTACTCGGCGACCGCCACATTGATGCAGCAATGGATCAGTCCCGCCCTCTTCACCCCTGGCTGCGTTCAGCGGTGGATCAGGGCGCTGTCGTGGCCAGCGTCTGTACCGGAAGCTTCGTACTGGCAGAGGCTGGACTGCTGACAGAACACGTGGCCACGACCCACTGGCGGGCGGCTCCGGCCTTTCGCCGGCGCTATCCGGATCTCCGGCTGGAGACGGAACAACTGCTGGTGGATAACGGCCAGATCATCTGCGCCGGCGGCGCAACTGCGTTCATCGATCTGTGTCTGTACCTGGTGGAAAAGCTGGGGTCGCCCGCGCTCGCGGTGGCCTGCAGCAAACTGCTGGTTCTGGACGCCCGACGGACGGAACAGACGCCTTACATGAACTTCTATGGCAGCAGGGCCCATCAGGACGAGGTGATTGGCGAGATACAGAATTGGCTGGAGCAGCATTACGCGGACAACATCGCCATTGACGACCTGGCGGAACGGGCCCGGCTGGGACCGAGAACCTTCAAGCGACGGTTCAAGGAAGCCACCGGCGAAACGCCCCTGCACTACCTGCAACATCTGCGAATTGAAGCGGCCAAGCACGGCCTTGAGTCGACCCGGCGCCAGACCGCCCAGATTATCTGGGACGTCGGCTACGAGGACGCCAGTTCGTTCCGGCGCCTGTTCAAACGAAACGTCGGCTGCACCATGGAGGAATACCGCAGGCGTTTCAGCTACGTAACGCCGGGGCGCGTCAGAGCGCCCGGCACCACAAGCCCAATGTCGGAAAGTGCGCCTTATTCGTAGCGCGCCTCGATGGCGTCAAGCTCCCCGGCAGCGCGGGCTTCATCCAGAGCCTGCTGCAGGTCGGCGACAATGGCCGGGTCGGTATTCTTGCTCAAAGCCAGATACATGGGCGTTTCACGGAATACCAGAACTGGCTTGAGCCCGGTAATGCCATGTTCCTGCTCAGCCACCAGCGGCCCGACCAGACCGTCCGTTACCCAGAGATCCGCCTGACCCAGCATCAGTCGACGGGTGTTCACGTCGCCCGACATACCCATGGTCACATTGAATCCCTGATCCACCAGATACTCCGACATGACATCGCCCTTGTAACCGGCAATCTGCAACTCCCTGGCGTCCTCCAGGCTGTCCAGGGTAATGTCCGAATCCGGGGCGGCAAACAGGGTCCACTTGATCGATGCCAACGGCCCGACCCACTGGAACAGGTCTTCACGCTCTTCGGTTCGGGCCGTGCAGAAAAGGCCGTGATTTTCCCGCCCCTGGACCCAGTCATAGGCGTAGCTCCAGGCCCGCATCTTCATCACGTAGTCGTAGTCGACCCGGGCCAGCATGGCCTTGACCATATCGGTGCAGATACCGGTGATGTCATCCTCTTCATGGGCAAACCCCTTACCGGATACCGATGCGTTGTAGGGCGGATAGTTCTCGGTGAATATGTACAGCCGTTCGGCGGCGACCGCCGCTGTTGCAACGGCTGACAGGGTAAGGGCTAGAACACTGGCTTTGGCGGCGTTCAACATTGTTGTTACCGCTGCTGATTGACTGGGCATTTCGTGTCCTTGATCAAAGCTGAGGGTTGATGAAGAGGGACCTTGTCACGGCAGGATACCGAGCCGAACGACATAATTGCCAAAGCTACCTACTGGAGGTTTCGGCCAGTCGACCTGGACGTTTCTGCCATCGGCGCCCATGATTGCGCGTCCAACCAGAAAAGTCAGTGACAAAACGTATCTGGCCGGAAAACGAAGGGAAAGCCCGGATAAACCGAGATGCTGTCAGCGTTGGCCACCGGCAGCGGAGGACGACGATCCCGTGCTCACCACAGTGGGCCCGATGACGGACAGCACGTGTGGCCGGCACAGCACTTTGAGGGGCGTTTCCCCGACCACGTCGCCATCCGCCGTCACCGTTTTGGGCTTTCCCGTCTGCACCGAACAGTGCGTGCCTTTCAAATGGACAATGGTGCTGGTCCGCTGGGGTGAACTCCGGTTGAGCCGGACCATGAGAAATGTGAGCAACAGTTGGAACAGCGGCCGTGGCTTTACCGCAATGACATCCAACTGACCGTCGTTGGCGGAGGCTTCGGGAATCTCGTTGCCGCCACCGAAAAAAGCACCGCTGGCGACCGCTATGGACAGCCACCGACCTTTGACAAAGCCCTTGTCACAGCGGATTTCCGCCTTGAACCCTCGCTTGGCGTTGATTCGCCGCAACAACCCGATGCCGTAACTGAAGCGACCGAACATTTTTTTCTCCGCACCTTCCGACTCCCGAACCGGCAAGGTCCCCAGGCCAATATGGGCAACATTGAGAAACAGCGAATGACCGAACTCGGCAATATCCACCCACTGCCGGGTACCGCTGGCAATGAGGGCGCACAGGTCCGCAGGTTCCTCAGGCAGCCCCAGATTACGGGCAAAGTCGTTGGCAGTGCCCGAGGGCAGAACCGCCAGGGTTGCGTGTTTTTCAACGCACACCTGCGCGCCGCGATTCACCGAGCCATCACCGCCGGCTACCATCACCACATCGCCGGCCCTCACTCTGCCGATCCAGTCATCGTCGGCAAAGTCACAGCATTCCGGATCCGCGACACCGGCTGACGCCAGTACGTCGAGCCAGAACTCGCGCCCCCGATCACCCGATCCGGCGTTGGGATTGGCCACCAGCCAATGGGTCATTGCAGCTCGTTCCTGTGCCTGTCTGTTTGATCGCGCATCGCGCCGCCGCATTCAGACAAACCATAACCCATTGGCTCCGAACGCGCCTCACGACTATGGTTACGGTATGGAGAACAAAGGCTATACCGCACACATCGGATTCCTGTATCCGGGCCATGCTGCCGAAGATGACTATCCACGCCTGGCCCGAATGGTGCGCCCGGTGGCAGATATTCAGGTTGTACATACGAGTTTTGTTGAAGACGCTCATACCGTCGAGGCCCTGACCGAGATGGGCAGCCCCACGAGATTGATTGAGGGAGCCACGCGTCTTCGCGACTCAGGCATTGAGGCGGTCCTGTGGACCTCCACCAGTGCCAGCTTCGTTCGTGGCCTTGATGGAATCCGGGAACAGATCGACACCCTGGAGAAAGCGTTGCAGGTACCCGCCTCAACCACCGCCATGGCGTTCGCCCGGGCGGTTACCGCGGTCAACGCCCACCGGGTAGCCATCGCCGCCACCTATCCGGCAGACGTGGCAAGCCTGTTCCAGGGGTTTCTGGAGCACTTCGATATTGAAGTGGTCGGACTGGCGAGCCATGGTATTGCCACTGCGGCTGAAGCCGGAACACTGGGCAAGGACGCCGTCCTGCGCTTTGCCCGGGAAAACAATCACCCGCGCGCCGATGCCCTGCTGATCCCTGACACCGCCCTGCACTCGGCAAGTTGGCTGAAAGAGCTGGAAGCGGTGGCGGGTAAACCGGTACTCACCGCCAACCAGGTCAGCTTCTGGGAAGGGCTGCGTCTCTGTGGCAAATTGACGCCCCAACGGGGACTGGGCACACTCTTCGCCACAGAACTCTGAAGCCGGTCGGCCTCAACGAGACGAACAGACACGATAATAAGGCAACCGCCATGGATTTCGTCAGAACCCCCGAGAAGCGATTCGAACGCCTGCTCGATTATCCCTTCGAGCCTCATTACGCCGATATCGACGGCCTTCGGATGCACTACGTCGACGAGGGACCGGCAGACGCCAAGCCAATTCTGATGCTACACGGCGAGCCCTCCTGGTCGTACCTCTACCGACACATGATTCCGGTCTGCGCCGCGGCGGGCCATCGGGTGATCGCCCCGGACCTGATCGGTTTCGGAAAATCCGACAAGCCCACCTCGATGGATGACTACAGTTACCAGCAGCACATGGACTGGATGCAGTCCTTCATCGACCAACTGGATCTGAATGACATCACCCTGGTGTGCCAGGACTGGGGGTCCTTGCTGGGATTGAGACTTGCCGCCGAAAACCCTGACCGATTCCGGGCCATCGTGGTGGGGAACGGGATGCTGCCGACTGGCGATCAGAAAGCACCTCGGGCGTTCAAGATCTGGAAGAATTTTGCCCTGCACAGCCCGTGGTTCCCCATTGCCCGGATTATCAAAACCGGCTCGTTCCGCAAACTGGGTCCGGAGGAGATGCGCGCCTACGACGCTCCGTTTCCCGGGAAAAAGTTCAAGGCAGGTGCCCGGGCCTTTCCCAGGCTGGTGCCCATGTCTCCGGACGATCCGGCTACCGAAGCCAACCGGGCGGCCTGGGAAGTGCTGAAACAGTGGGAAAAGCCCTTCCTGACCACGTTCAGCAACGGCGATCCGATCACCCGGGGCGGTGACCGGTACATGCAGGAGCGGATTCCCGGCGCTCGAAACCAGCCCCACATCACCCTCAAGGGCGGACACTTCCTTCAGGAAGATTCACCGGTGCCCTTTGCCCGAGCGATCAACGATCTGCTGGCCTCCATGGCCTGATCCGACTCGCCGCTTCAGCTCTGCCCTGCCGGAACCCGCGGCCGGTAGTGCCAGGACGACCAGGTGTACAGGGCAAGGGCGACCCAGATCACCACAAAACTGACCAGTTGCACCTGGCTCAGGGGTTCGCCGAAGACCAGCAGCGCGATAAAGAACTGCAAGGTCGGGTTGATGTACATCAGAAAGCCCACGGTGGCAA
Proteins encoded in this window:
- a CDS encoding Solitary outer membrane autotransporter beta-barrel domain, with protein sequence MVVSPLARACLFAVALVSRAGFSARVCADELERFVQTQIAETFALAAFLTHGESLRFGLWDFDPNEIAQLDDPELGSAGRWDCREGSAFRTACLSAST
- the mtgA gene encoding monofunctional biosynthetic peptidoglycan transglycosylase; its protein translation is MARQSLIRKSLNALVWTLVGVVLLMLAAIILFRFVDPPTSSFMLGYRLAAPGQTLHQEWVDLEKISPWMPLAVVASEDQRFPHHWGVDFSAIRKALAEYKAGEGLRGASTITQQTAKNLFLWNGRSFVRKALEAGLALGLDVFWPKKRILEVYLNIAEFGPGIYGVEAASRLYFGIPASQLSGVQAARLAAVLPNPKVLSAVNPSAYVWGRVTWIRGQMDQLSGLNYLRGLLQ
- a CDS encoding DUF2244 domain-containing protein — translated: MVEHLKHPEGIQLLLTPNHSLSWRGNVRIWLGLLAISAVIAGAMAVAGAWVIIPFAGLELAALAAGIYVTSRACQRREVLTIDDTDIHLEKGRTRKLAEWTLPRRYARLRLNAPRHPFTPPRLELIHRDTSVALGTFLNIEDTDTLIQLLEARGLVVERREPDPEIGLWF
- a CDS encoding alpha/beta fold hydrolase, translated to MSAQFITTTGAAKRLSKAPLARRNVPPVAAIGTALQWLHRVAPNTAGNIVENLFFSPQRLPLPIRYEYLLDEATSYTQLQYGATVIPVYSWGHGPVVMMVHGWSGGGIQFGAFVKPLVKAGFRVVVFDAPAHGRAQGSQTNLYEMADVVARVAASVGQVEAIIAHSIGSLAAARAVVDGVRARHLIMLAPPRDLQSVVAGFGAMLGLSDAMVSEQRRRMEQRFGPDVWRQFSFDDLAPGLAPRGLVVVDRDDQSVPASHSDRVHLKWPGSEKLQTEGLGHFKLLWHPSVVERIYTRLATAG
- a CDS encoding GlxA family transcriptional regulator translates to MTKIVIVALPFCHGSGIVGVMDFFAAANFCDRAAPRSEPRFDCQIVTIDGEPVRSYSGIPIAPTVRWEDVHPDLIIVGSAMEAVLGDRHIDAAMDQSRPLHPWLRSAVDQGAVVASVCTGSFVLAEAGLLTEHVATTHWRAAPAFRRRYPDLRLETEQLLVDNGQIICAGGATAFIDLCLYLVEKLGSPALAVACSKLLVLDARRTEQTPYMNFYGSRAHQDEVIGEIQNWLEQHYADNIAIDDLAERARLGPRTFKRRFKEATGETPLHYLQHLRIEAAKHGLESTRRQTAQIIWDVGYEDASSFRRLFKRNVGCTMEEYRRRFSYVTPGRVRAPGTTSPMSESAPYS
- a CDS encoding substrate-binding periplasmic protein — protein: MLNAAKASVLALTLSAVATAAVAAERLYIFTENYPPYNASVSGKGFAHEEDDITGICTDMVKAMLARVDYDYVMKMRAWSYAYDWVQGRENHGLFCTARTEEREDLFQWVGPLASIKWTLFAAPDSDITLDSLEDARELQIAGYKGDVMSEYLVDQGFNVTMGMSGDVNTRRLMLGQADLWVTDGLVGPLVAEQEHGITGLKPVLVFRETPMYLALSKNTDPAIVADLQQALDEARAAGELDAIEARYE
- a CDS encoding diacylglycerol kinase family protein — encoded protein: MTHWLVANPNAGSGDRGREFWLDVLASAGVADPECCDFADDDWIGRVRAGDVVMVAGGDGSVNRGAQVCVEKHATLAVLPSGTANDFARNLGLPEEPADLCALIASGTRQWVDIAEFGHSLFLNVAHIGLGTLPVRESEGAEKKMFGRFSYGIGLLRRINAKRGFKAEIRCDKGFVKGRWLSIAVASGAFFGGGNEIPEASANDGQLDVIAVKPRPLFQLLLTFLMVRLNRSSPQRTSTIVHLKGTHCSVQTGKPKTVTADGDVVGETPLKVLCRPHVLSVIGPTVVSTGSSSSAAGGQR